The sequence below is a genomic window from Calditrichota bacterium.
CGTCAAAAAACAATTGGCGGATGCCGGTGTTCTGATTGAAGAATGGGGTGGTTCATTTCCATCGGTTGAAATTTCGGCAAAAACCGGACAAAATATCGACCAGCTTCTCGAATTGGTTCTTCTCCAGGCAGAACTTCTGGAACTCAAAGCTAATCCGCATCGCCTGGCAAAGGGCGTTGTACTGGAGTCCCGTTTAGACAAAGGAAAGGGCCCTGTTGCCACGGTGTTGGTTCAAACCGGGACGTTGAAAATTGGCGACCCGATCATTGCCGGACTCCGCAGCGGAAAAGTGCGCGCCCTGTATGACGAACGCGGAAAACGGATAAAATCCGTTGGCCCCTCCATCCCTGCACAGGTGATCGGCTTTTCAGATGTTCCCCAGGCGGGCGATATTCTTTATGCCTTGCGATCCGATCGGGAAGCCAGGGAAATCAGCCTCAAGCGCCAGCAGCTTAAGCGTGAGCAGGATATGAGAAGCCGGGGACACATGAGTCTTGATGAATTTTCAAAGCGCGTGAAGCAACTGAAAGTCAAGGAATTAAAACTAATTGTTAAAGCTGATGTAATGGGCTCGGCGGAAGCGCTGAGCGATGCCCTGATGCATTTGAGCAACGATGAAGTGACCGTACATATCATTCATAAGAGTGTAGGTGCGATCTCTGAAACGGATGTTCTTCTTGCGGCGGCTTCGGAAGCCATCATTATTGGATTTCAGGTGCGTCCGAATCCGAAAGCCTGGGAAATTGCGCGGCGCGAGGGAGTGGATATTAAAACCTATTCCATCATTTACGACGCCATTGAGGATGTCAAACTGGCTTTGGAGGGCCTGCTGGAGCCGGAGCAGAAAGAGGAAGTGGTCGGGGATGCCGAAGTGAGACAGATCTTTCGCATTCCAAAAGTCGGCACGGTTGCCGGATGTTATGTTGTTTCAGGAAAGATAAAGCGAAACGATCGGGTGCGTGTCATTCGTGAAGGAAAAGTGGTATATGAAGGCGAAATTGCTTCACTCAAGCGATTCAAAGAGGATGCAAGAGAAGTGGCGGCGGGGTATGAATGTGGTATCGGGATTGCCGGTTTTAACGATATTAAAGAGGGGGATATATTGGAAACATACCAAATTGTGGAAATAAAGAAAACCCTGAAAAGCAGCAACGGGTAATAGTAGAGTTGACCCAAAATGGTTGGTTTTTGTCAAATTGATCTGTTTATTCCGGGGAGTCAATCACTCAAAGAAAAGCGATTTGCGGTTAAGAGCATTAAGACCCGTATTCGAAATAAATTTAATGTATCGATTTCTGAATTGGACGGCGCCGAAAAATGGCAGCGCGTGGTTTTGGGGATTGCAATTGTTACCAACGATCACAAAATAGTCGATTCAACATTTGCGAAAATCATCCAGTTTATTGACGGGGATGGGCGGGTAGAGATTCTTGATCATTTTGTGGATATATTTTAAGAGAGAACAATGGCTGTGCAACGTGCTTTAAAAGTGGGGGATCTGTTAAAAGAGGAGATCAGTCAGATTATTTTGCGGGAAATTAAGGATCCCCGCGTGGGGTTTAGTACAATCACCGGGGTTAAAGTGAGCAACGATCTCAAATCCGCCAGAGTATATGTCTCGATAATGGGGGATACCCATCAGAAAGAAATAGAAGTGGAGGCCCTTAATCATGCAGAACATTTTGTGAGGGCTTTGCTTAAAACCCGACTGACACT
It includes:
- a CDS encoding DUF503 domain-containing protein, with product MVGFCQIDLFIPGSQSLKEKRFAVKSIKTRIRNKFNVSISELDGAEKWQRVVLGIAIVTNDHKIVDSTFAKIIQFIDGDGRVEILDHFVDIF
- the rbfA gene encoding 30S ribosome-binding factor RbfA, which codes for MAVQRALKVGDLLKEEISQIILREIKDPRVGFSTITGVKVSNDLKSARVYVSIMGDTHQKEIEVEALNHAEHFVRALLKTRLTLKYIPYLQFVLDETLDYAENIEHLIDKIKKSDQKDSL